The following coding sequences are from one Paramormyrops kingsleyae isolate MSU_618 chromosome 21, PKINGS_0.4, whole genome shotgun sequence window:
- the ro60 gene encoding RNA-binding protein RO60, whose product MDPAEGALPVTDMTRLRRFLCFGSEGSMYGAKGQQPGMENTQMLMRLIEDGRGCEVVEEIRRFSRDGASVAPSPALFALAVCSQQPDAKTKQAAYEALGDVCRFPTHLFSFVQFKKELKEGMHCGIWGRALRKAVSDWYNQKEAMSLAVAVTKCKQRTGWSHKDLLRLSHMKPANPGISLINKYITKGWKEVQATYSNTENSDEVAEVLRYLEAVEKVKHSTDEVEVIHLIEEHGLEPEQLLTSHLKSREVCKALLTEMPVVTLLSRLGKMTADNVLQQRSSEAALVCERLQSESALRKDKIHPFHILLAQQAYKKGQANRGKVNWETDHVVLQALDAAFNKCLMNVEPTGKRFVVAVDVCMSANSTVLGSYLNATTAAAAITMGIARAETEPQILVFSEGAVIPSTVTTDMSLAQVTAELAKSTGGATDCVLPILWATENQKPTDVFIILTSNTTSLGRIHTAEALRMHRYRMGLSSKLIVCGLTSNGFSIADPEDRGMIDICGFDSGALHVIQNFVLDQI is encoded by the exons ATGGATCCAGCGGAAGGCGCCCTGCCAGTGACCGATATGACCCGGCTGCGGCGCTTCCTGTGCTTCGGGTCGGAGGGCAGCATGTACGGCGCCAAAGGCCAGCAGCCGGGCATGGAGAACACGCAGATGCTGATGCGGCTTATAGAGGACGGCCGAGGGTGCGAGGTGGTGGAGGAGATCCGCAGATTCAGTCGGGACGGCGCATCGGTCGCTCCCAGCCCGGCGCTGTTCGCCCTGGCTGTCTGCTCGCAGCAACCGGACGCTAAAACCAAGCAGGCGGCCTACGAGGCGCTCGGGGACGTGTGCCGCTTCCCGACGCACCTCTTCTCCTTCGTGCAGTTCAAGAAGGAGCTGAAGGAGGGTATGCATTGCGGCATATGGGGCCGAGCGCTGCGGAAAGCCGTCTCGGACTGGTACAACCAGAAGGAGGCCATGAGCCTGGCGGTCGCGGTCACCAAGTGCAAGCAGAGGACCGGCTGGTCGCATAAGGACTTACTGAGACTGTCACACATGAAGCCGGCAAACCCAG GGATTTCCTTGATCAATAAATACATTACAAAAGGATGGAAGGAGGTCCAGGCGACATACAGCAACACAGAGAACTCTGATGAGGTAGCTGAAGTTCTGAGGTATCTTGAAGCCGTTGAGAAGGTGAAGCACTCCACAGATGAGGTGGAGGTGATTCATTTAATAGAGGAGCATGGACTAGAGCCAGAACAGTTACTGACAAGCCACCTGAAGTCAAGAGAG GTGTGCAAGGCGTTACTTACGGAAATGCCCGTGGTCACTTTGCTGAGTCGCCTGGGGAAGATGACCGCTGATAACGTGCTGCAGCAGCGTAGTTCGGAGGCCGCCCTGGTCTGCGAGAGACTGCAGTCTGAATCCGCGCTGAGGAAG GATAAAATCCACCCCTTTCATATTTTGCTGGCTCAGCAAGCGTATAAGAAAGGCCAAGCAAACAGAGGGAAAGTGAATTGGGAGACTGACCACGTGGTTCTCCAGGCCCTGGATGCCGCCTTTAACAAGTGTCTCATG AATGTTGAACCCACTGGGAAGCGTTTTGTGGTGGCTGTGGACGTCTGTATGTCCGCAAACAGCACGGTTCTGGGAAGTTACCTCAATGCGACCACAGCAGCTGCAGCCATAACTATG GGTATTGCACGAGCAGAAACGGAGCCCCAGATTTTGGTGTTCTCCGAAGGAGCCGTCATTCCCAGCACTGTCACTACTGACATGTCTCTCGCACAAGTAACGGCAGAGCTAGCGAAG AGTACTGGTGGTGCCACAGACTGTGTCCTCCCCATCCTCTGGGCCACGGAGAACCAGAAACCAACAGACGTCTTCATCATCCTGACCAGCAACACCACCAGCTTGGGGAGGATTCACACAGCAGAAGCACTCAGGATGCACAGATAT AGAATGGGATTGTCCTCCAAATTAATAGTGTGTGGCTTGACCTCAAACGGGTTCTCCATCGCGGATCCAGAGGACCGGGGCATGATTGATATTTGTGGCTTTGACTCTGGAGCCCTACATGTCATCCAGAATTTCGTTTTGGATCAAATTTGA